A window of Necator americanus strain Aroian chromosome Unknown Necator_2022.05.29.01.11, whole genome shotgun sequence genomic DNA:
CCATCTACCGTCCTGCTATGTTTCTGGCGACCCCATGGCAGCAGATGTAAGCGTgactattaaaggcatcaccccacgaatctgaggtgtgtACGGATTTTagctggagtattcttatacgggatagtaaattatggagaggggtgtgattccgtccatttcttcctaattgccgtaaaaaacagtccggaatatgcggcgcacacagaaggctggcgcgctccaaccaaACTTcttatagaagaaaataatgcgccagaacgctcgtatcttccgggccgttttctacggcaattaggaagaaatgaacggaatcacccttctatcaatactctacgatcccgtacacaaatacttcacctgaaatcctcaccacctcagattcgtggtatgctgcttttaaaggaCAGACGAAAGAGTTGATCTTTTGAGTGATCACAAAAGGAATTATAAAATGTGATTAAGTCTCGTTTGTGCTTTGTAACAGCGCTGCAAAATTTCAGATTATGAGAGCAATTTGgtgaaagagaaataataGTCATGTAATATTAGGGTTTTAGAAGAATATTTAATTCTTTCCATCATAGATTTAGCGTTCCTAAATTGATACGGAACTTTTTTACGCACAAAGCGGAGGCATAATCTAATCATGGTCTCCACATATCCACTGTTGTTTGGTGGAAGCCAGTTGGTGCGCTACTGgtataaacaaagaaaacaagctGTTAGATAGCACCTGACAAGTCGCGAAGCTATAAAAGGGAACGATAATGCATGTGCCACCATCTTCTGTCAGAGATCCCATACTCTTAGAAATACCGTTATTTTTGTATAGCTATTACTTTCTACAGTAACTATAAGTTTTCTGGGCACGCTgatatatttttgatttcgtttttctttttgcgatcgggtaataaaaataattagaaacaaaaaattggtGACAAGCCAGTATTATAAGTGAgccttttcattgttttctattttattctttttatatcCTTTGAGTAAGCTGTAagggacttttttttattaccatACGTTCAAGTAATTAGCACAGACTCCACACATCGTATACGGTTGGGATTCTTGGCCATATCTGTCTGAGTTATGTCAAATAATCCCTCTTTAGTATTAAATGCACAGTCAAAAGGGCAAATCAACTTTGTGTTATTCTGATTTAAGCTTTTTTAAACCTGTTTTCTCAATTCTAGAGATATTCCTCTTTTCAGATGAGACAGTTTTTGCCACTGCTTCTGCTCAGCGCATCCACAGCAGCGTTCCTCTTTCCGATGACTGGCGGCGGCGGAGGTGGATGTTGCTgtggtggaggaggaggaggcggTGGTGGATGTGAGTTAATTACTTTATGAGATTACAGAATCTCTCACCGAATTTCCTATTACATTTAATGTGAAACACTTTTGTTGTCTCTGAAGAATTTATACAGAAATCTCGAATTGTCGGAAACCTTAAAATCTACGTTCTTCTAGGTTGTCCACCACCACATTGTGAATCAATTCTGCTTCTGAAAAGTCTTCTTAATCATGAAATCTCTTAGCGCACTTTGGCCTCAAGAATTTGTATAAGAAGTCGAATAGCCGATGAGTAGCTCTTTAAAACCTACAACCAAAGCTACAACCTACCTCTTTTTCAGGCTGTCCACCACCGCCCTGCGGAGGAGGATGTGGAGGTAAAAGTATAGCGTATAAGTCGCATCGTTGAGTCTACCACAAAGATGCATTGTGGCAATATTAAGGAATTTGCTTACAGGTGGATGTGCTCCACcccctccaccaccaccaccatgcGGTGGAGGTTGCGGTGGCGGCGGAGGTTGCGGAGGTAAGCAAACCTGTAATAACATAGTGCAATGTTGAAGAAACGAAGTTTTTACATGGAGTTTTCAGGTGGAGGAGGTTGCGGTGGCGGCGGAGGTTGCGGAGGTAAGCAAACCTGTAATAACATAGTGCAGTgttgaagaaaacgaaattttcacATTGAGTTTTCAGGTGGAGGAGGTTGCGGTGGCGGCGGAGGTTGCGGAGGTAACAACCTTGTAATAACATAGTGCAGTGTTGAAGAAAGCGAAATTTTTACATGGAATTTTCAGGTGGAGGAGGATGCGACTGCGGAGGTGGAGGTAAGCATGGCACTTGAAGTTAATGTTTAAGAAAGAGTAACGAAGTACTACATTGGAGTACAGAATCCAACAGGAAACGTTTCTAGTTTTCTTacttttgtagaaatttaGGCGGTTGTGGCGGTGGAGGAGGTGGTTGCGGAGGTGGCTGCGGAGGTGGAGGCGGAGGATGTGGCGGAGGTGAGAAAATACACCAGTAAGCATACATGTGTATATGGTatgcatatatgtatgtatgcatagGTTATAGTGCTGCTCTAGTAAATAATTCAAAGGGCTAGTTCCATCAAAATGATTTCGGAACTGAAAAATCAGGCTGTTCTTTCGCAAAACACAGTATGTGAATTGTAGCCCGGTTTTTGCTCGTTCCTCTTTAGTATACGATACACACAATTCATTTATCTGACTCCACCTGGCCGTCCCATTACATAATGGTAGAAAGTGCGAGgaggaataagaaaatttcgaattctttgcgatatttttgtaaacaaacGTTACCGAAATCAAACGTTCTCTTTAAAAAGGTAACGTTTGCGGAAaggttggaaagaaaaagcaaaagcaaGTCAATGATGCACATTGATCCCTCATGGATGGCATAATGAATAGATAGTTATCGAGATGTTTGTGCGCGACACGTCGTGGATATTTCCAAATTGGTTACGATACCCAttcactaaaaaaacaaacctgaACCTAAAATTTGGATACTTCAATTAGAGAGAAGTAATTAGTTATTTAATGTCCTTGTCAGTGTCAATTTAATACAATTATTTAATGTTCTTCCATATAGTTCTTATGTCCAATATAGCTCTTATTTGCCAAACTGAAAttctttcttcgaaaaactGCTGCGGAATGATCTACATAGTTTGCCACGTTAGTTTCAATTTTAGTGAGAAACGTGAGTTGGTTCTTTATCTACGAAccaatattcgaaaaaaaaaatccttcaccTCTTTTACAATCTATTGTATTCACAATTTGACGTATGAGTACATATTACTATTTAACATTATGAAATAAGTGCGAATATATCCAAacgcaattctaattttccaaGGATGCGGAGGATGTGGCCGCAAAAAGAGGGAAGCCGCCAATCTCATATCTTTTGAAGATATCAGCAAGTGCAACAGTGAAGAGCTGCGCCTTCTTCTCCGTGAAGTGGGTGTAAATTGtgtattttttggttttataTGTTCTCTAACGTTCATGAGAATCcaaaatgttgaagaaaagagaaaagaaaataaacaaattcagTGTGAGCCACATGGGGAAGAAACCAATTTTCTGATTGGTTAAAATCTCTTAAAAATTCTCATGCCATTGCACTTTAATTACGCAGAGATGAaagtgcaacttttttttcaatacaataggaggaattttccagaacataAAGAAGAATGTCAGCAGCAGCTTATCCTCAATCAGTGAAAAACTCAAGGATCATCACGACTACACGCTACTCTGCAGCGACAAGGTTGGTCTCGGGAGTTTGTCCAGTGTCACCGAGCCACCGGTTTCTCATTTCACGTTGGAAGAGAAGCACAAAGGAAGAAGTAGAACTGCTCAACTGtacacttttttcatctttagaAGCTACAATTCATTGCTGAAGCA
This region includes:
- a CDS encoding uncharacterized protein (NECATOR_2022.05.29.01.11.G116.T1), translating into MLLQVCLPPQPPPPPQPPPHGGGGGGGGAHPPVSKFLNIATMHLCGRLNDATYTLYFYLHILLRRAVVDSLKKRSRIDSQCGGGQPRRT
- a CDS encoding uncharacterized protein (NECATOR_2022.05.29.01.11.G117.T2) produces the protein MEFSGGGGCGGGGGCGGGGGCGGGGGCGGGGGCDCGGGGGCGGGGGGCGGGCGGGGGGCGGGCGGCGRKKREAANLISFEDISKCNSEELRLLLRENIKKNVSSSLSSISEKLKDHHDYTLLCSDKKLQFIAEADDYCQVEVDDVHCAIFRINLKRTQTTATSASTEGTKVDSTATATAAVKAEIQAVTAANEEKKEEGKPEIKKN
- a CDS encoding uncharacterized protein (NECATOR_2022.05.29.01.11.G116.T2) → MLLQVCLPPQPPPPPQPPPHGGGGGGGGAHPPVSKFLNIATMHLCGRLNDATYTLYFYLHILLRRAVVDSLKKRSRIDSQCVINSHPPPPPPPPPQQHPPPPPPVIGKRNAAVDALSRSSGKNCLI
- a CDS encoding uncharacterized protein (NECATOR_2022.05.29.01.11.G117.T1), which codes for MEFSGGGGCDCGGGGGCGGGGGGCGGGCGGGGGGCGGGCGGCGRKKREAANLISFEDISKCNSEELRLLLRENIKKNVSSSLSSISEKLKDHHDYTLLCSDKKLQFIAEADDYCQVEVDDVHCAIFRINLKRTQTTATSASTEGTKVDSTATATAAVKAEIQAVTAANEEKKEEGKPEIKKN